In one window of Macadamia integrifolia cultivar HAES 741 chromosome 2, SCU_Mint_v3, whole genome shotgun sequence DNA:
- the LOC122088928 gene encoding NHP2-like protein 1, giving the protein MTGEAVNPKAYPLADAQLTITILDLIQQAANYKQLKKGANEATKTLNRGISEFIVMAADTEPLEILLHLPLLAEDKNVPYVFVPSKQALGRACGVTRPVISCSVTSNEGSQLKSQIQQLKDAIEKLLI; this is encoded by the exons ATG ACTGGAGAAGCAGTTAATCCCAAGGCTTACCCATTGGCCGATGCTCAGCTAACTATAACCATACTTGACCTCATTCAACAAGCCGCCAACTATAAACAGCTCAAAAAGGGTGCTAATGAAG CAACTAAGACTCTAAATAGGGGTATTTCGGAGTTTATAGTAATGGCGGCTGACACAGAGCCTCTGGAAATCCTTCTCCATCTTCCACTACTTGCTGAAGACAAG AATGTGCCATATGTGTTTGTACCTTCTAAGCAAGCCCTTGGCCGAGCATGTGGAGTCACACGACCTGTGATTTCTTGTTCTGTGACAAGCAATGAGGGAAGCCAGCTGAAATCGCAAATTCAACAACTGAAG GATGCCATTGAGAAACTCCTGATCTGA